In Calypte anna isolate BGI_N300 chromosome Z, bCalAnn1_v1.p, whole genome shotgun sequence, the following are encoded in one genomic region:
- the STOML2 gene encoding stomatin-like protein 2, mitochondrial isoform X1: MLARAASRAGPGFGLLQLSQQLKRSAWLSPAPRRWNSGLPMNVGVLFVPQQEAWVVERMGKFHRILEPGLNFLIPLLDRIRYVQSLKEIVINVPEQSAVTLDNVTLQIDGVLYLRVIDPYKASYGVEDPEYAVTQLAQTTMRSELGKLSLDRVFRERESLNANIVDAINQASDCWGIRCLRYEIKDIHVPPRVKESMQMQVEAERRKRATVLESEGTRESAINVAEGQKQAQILASEAEKAQQINKAAGEASAMLVKARAKAEAIQLLAAALAQQHGSAAASLSVAEQYVNAFSKLAKDSNTLLLPANTGDITNMVAQALGIYAALTKPQAVKNQDEVPQAHEEPQSPTTEGLKAGQASSS; this comes from the exons ATGCTGGCACGGGCAgcgagccgggccgggcccggGTTCGGCCTGCTGCAG ctctcccagcagctgaagcGCTCGgcctggctgtccccagcacCACGCCGCTGGAACTCGGGGCTGCCCATGAACGTGGGGGTGCTCTTTGTGCCACAGCAGGAGGCGTGGGTGGTGGAGAGGATGGGCAAGTTCCACCGAATCCTTGAGCCT GGTTTGAACTTCCTCATCCCTCTGCTGGATCGGATTCGTTACGTGCAGAGTCTCAAAGAAATTGTCATCAATGTCCCGGAGCAGTCAGCTGTCACTCTAG ATAATGTCACCCTGCAGATTGATGGTGTGCTCTACCTGCGGGTTATAGACCCCTACAAG GCCAGCTACGGTGTGGAAGATCCTGAGTATGCAGTGACCCAGCTTGCCCAGACAACCATGAGATCTGAACTTGGCAAACTCTCCCTTGACAGAGTCTTCCGG GAGCGGGAATCTCTCAATGCCAACATTGTGGATGCCATCAACCAGGCCTCGGACTGCTGGGGCATCCGCTGCTTGCGCTACGAGATCAAGGACATTCACGTGCCCCCACGTGTGAAGGAATCCATGCAGATGCAG GTGGAGGCAGAGCGACGGAAGCGAGCGACAGTGCTGGAGTCGGAGGGGACACGGGAGTCGGCCATCAACGTGGCTGAGGGGCAAAAGCAGGCGCAGATCCTGGCCTCGGAAGCTGAGAAGGCCCAACAAATCAACAAAGCTGCTG GAGAAGCCAGTGCCATGCTGGTGAAGGCCAGGGCCAAGGCAGAGGCAATTCAActcctggcagctgctctggcaCAGCAG cacGGCAGCGCTGCTGCCTCTCTCTCAGTGGCAGAGCAGTATGTGAATGCCTTCTCCAAGCTGGCCAAAGACTCCAACACCCTCCTGCTGCCCGCCAACACCGGCGACATCACCAACATGGTTGCACAG gcCCTGGGCATCTACGCTGCGCTGACCAAGCCACAAGCTGTGAAGAACCAGGATGAGGTGCCTCAAGCCCATGAAGAACCCCAATCTCCCACCACGGAGGGGCTGAAGGCAGGGCAGGCCAGCTCCAGCTAG
- the STOML2 gene encoding stomatin-like protein 2, mitochondrial isoform X2, with amino-acid sequence MGLNFLIPLLDRIRYVQSLKEIVINVPEQSAVTLDNVTLQIDGVLYLRVIDPYKASYGVEDPEYAVTQLAQTTMRSELGKLSLDRVFRERESLNANIVDAINQASDCWGIRCLRYEIKDIHVPPRVKESMQMQVEAERRKRATVLESEGTRESAINVAEGQKQAQILASEAEKAQQINKAAGEASAMLVKARAKAEAIQLLAAALAQQHGSAAASLSVAEQYVNAFSKLAKDSNTLLLPANTGDITNMVAQALGIYAALTKPQAVKNQDEVPQAHEEPQSPTTEGLKAGQASSS; translated from the exons ATG GGTTTGAACTTCCTCATCCCTCTGCTGGATCGGATTCGTTACGTGCAGAGTCTCAAAGAAATTGTCATCAATGTCCCGGAGCAGTCAGCTGTCACTCTAG ATAATGTCACCCTGCAGATTGATGGTGTGCTCTACCTGCGGGTTATAGACCCCTACAAG GCCAGCTACGGTGTGGAAGATCCTGAGTATGCAGTGACCCAGCTTGCCCAGACAACCATGAGATCTGAACTTGGCAAACTCTCCCTTGACAGAGTCTTCCGG GAGCGGGAATCTCTCAATGCCAACATTGTGGATGCCATCAACCAGGCCTCGGACTGCTGGGGCATCCGCTGCTTGCGCTACGAGATCAAGGACATTCACGTGCCCCCACGTGTGAAGGAATCCATGCAGATGCAG GTGGAGGCAGAGCGACGGAAGCGAGCGACAGTGCTGGAGTCGGAGGGGACACGGGAGTCGGCCATCAACGTGGCTGAGGGGCAAAAGCAGGCGCAGATCCTGGCCTCGGAAGCTGAGAAGGCCCAACAAATCAACAAAGCTGCTG GAGAAGCCAGTGCCATGCTGGTGAAGGCCAGGGCCAAGGCAGAGGCAATTCAActcctggcagctgctctggcaCAGCAG cacGGCAGCGCTGCTGCCTCTCTCTCAGTGGCAGAGCAGTATGTGAATGCCTTCTCCAAGCTGGCCAAAGACTCCAACACCCTCCTGCTGCCCGCCAACACCGGCGACATCACCAACATGGTTGCACAG gcCCTGGGCATCTACGCTGCGCTGACCAAGCCACAAGCTGTGAAGAACCAGGATGAGGTGCCTCAAGCCCATGAAGAACCCCAATCTCCCACCACGGAGGGGCTGAAGGCAGGGCAGGCCAGCTCCAGCTAG